From Chloroflexota bacterium, the proteins below share one genomic window:
- a CDS encoding SDR family oxidoreductase, which translates to MASERVAIITGSGKGIGRGIATRLAADGMTVVVNYQKDTASAQETLALVRAHAPRSIVVQADVATADGAKALIDQTLAAFGRVDILVNNAGPFLVKSICDTEVDEWRRVIDGNLSSTFYCMKYILPAMREQKTGHIVNLGSLNAETVRGAPTTTAYNAAKTGVVVLTKSVARSEARYGIRCNLVSPGFIETYATTEADRRELPSLIPLGTLGTAEDIAEMVAFLVSDKARYITGAVINVHGGLWV; encoded by the coding sequence ATGGCTAGTGAACGGGTAGCAATTATTACCGGCAGTGGCAAAGGGATCGGACGCGGGATTGCCACACGGCTCGCCGCCGACGGTATGACAGTCGTGGTGAATTATCAAAAGGACACCGCGTCGGCGCAAGAAACGCTCGCACTCGTGCGGGCGCACGCGCCGCGTTCGATTGTGGTGCAGGCGGATGTCGCGACGGCAGATGGCGCAAAAGCGTTGATTGATCAAACGCTCGCCGCGTTCGGACGCGTGGATATTTTGGTGAACAACGCGGGACCGTTCCTCGTCAAGTCCATTTGCGACACCGAAGTGGACGAGTGGCGGCGCGTCATTGATGGCAATTTGTCTTCGACGTTTTATTGCATGAAGTATATTTTGCCGGCGATGCGCGAGCAAAAGACCGGGCACATTGTAAACCTGGGTTCGCTGAACGCCGAAACCGTGCGCGGCGCGCCGACGACCACGGCGTATAACGCGGCGAAAACCGGCGTCGTCGTGTTGACCAAATCGGTTGCGCGCAGCGAAGCGCGCTACGGCATTCGTTGTAATCTCGTCAGTCCTGGGTTTATCGAAACGTACGCCACGACCGAAGCCGACCGCCGCGAATTGCCGAGTCTCATTCCGCTCGGCACACTCGGCACTGCCGAAGACATCGCCGAGATGGTCGCGTTTCTCGTTTCAGACAAGGCGCGTTATATCACCGGCGCAGTCATCAATGTGCACGGCGGGTTGTGGGTGTGA
- a CDS encoding ABC transporter permease — translation MNHDLTAPRARDWTVRFNARRWLKRHIQYVLIPFALAFFLLMWEALVAWKDYPAFILPTPRAVLASWIENWRSGLFPRHLGITLFEIGLGFGIALMLASAIGYVLAKSPLVEKIVSPYLVAAQAIPLVAVGPLIIIWIRTGIVQNALIAALITFFPMLVNTIVGIRSVREEYRALMRSYHASAWQVFTKLELPAALPVLFGGLRVGVTLAVIGVIVVELMWSDRGLGYLMNIARGALDTPMLFATIATLSAMALTLYIGVMILERILIRWQRSS, via the coding sequence ATGAATCACGATCTCACCGCGCCACGCGCGCGCGATTGGACAGTCCGATTCAACGCGCGGCGTTGGCTCAAACGGCATATCCAATACGTGCTCATTCCATTCGCGCTCGCGTTCTTTTTGCTAATGTGGGAAGCCCTTGTCGCGTGGAAGGATTATCCCGCATTCATCTTGCCGACGCCGCGCGCGGTGCTGGCAAGTTGGATCGAGAACTGGCGGAGTGGTTTGTTCCCGCGTCACCTGGGCATTACGCTTTTCGAAATCGGGCTGGGCTTTGGCATCGCGCTCATGCTCGCGTCGGCGATTGGTTATGTGCTCGCTAAATCGCCGCTCGTCGAAAAAATCGTTTCGCCGTACCTCGTCGCCGCGCAAGCGATTCCGCTCGTCGCGGTCGGTCCGCTCATCATCATTTGGATTCGCACCGGCATTGTGCAAAACGCGCTCATCGCCGCGCTCATTACTTTTTTCCCGATGCTCGTTAATACGATTGTCGGCATACGCAGTGTGCGCGAAGAATATCGCGCGCTGATGCGTTCGTACCACGCGAGCGCGTGGCAAGTGTTTACCAAACTCGAATTGCCAGCCGCGTTGCCGGTGTTGTTCGGCGGACTGCGCGTTGGCGTGACGCTCGCCGTCATCGGCGTCATCGTCGTCGAGTTGATGTGGTCGGATCGCGGGCTGGGTTACTTGATGAACATCGCGCGCGGTGCGCTCGACACGCCGATGTTGTTCGCGACGATTGCCACGCTCTCCGCGATGGCGCTCACGCTTTACATCGGCGTGATGATATTGGAACGCATCCTGATTCGTTGGCAAAGGAGTTCGTAA
- a CDS encoding GAF domain-containing sensor histidine kinase has translation MTTLRWIMPITLAVFGIGYPLWEGIVVDGYVPYAPQVVIGVVLLGVVGPLAIFFTLTWAMRAAASLERAAHDRERQHQQLVALNAIGEAVNQSLELNAVLECALDRVLNLLRLESGEVRLLDDGKLVLGAVRGVSPEFIAAERVVPFGQCVCGKAAQTGQLIAIEDIGRAPTLALTACACERFRSVLTVPVRTADRVVGVLHVGSHVPRMFDASDRALLTAIGQQVGVAIEKARLHAQLKVLNHELETRVTERTGELVAAKEELAHKADALRQVLAEERRVEEKTRARIAHDLHDSVQQLIIGALFETQAARDALAAHPESAQMRLGETQNLLRRIEAEMRGAIYSLRPVALDTHGLVPALRELVASFERVAGIQCELRVDGAPRRFDPEAEVAVFRVTQESLNNVEAHAQAQHVYIVVSFGARDLRVEIRDDGRGFDSVAVMREPRTHLGLIGMRERAETIGGDLDVWSQVGVGTRIVLKTPIAQ, from the coding sequence ATGACCACGTTGCGATGGATCATGCCGATCACGCTTGCCGTGTTCGGCATCGGCTATCCGTTGTGGGAAGGCATTGTCGTTGACGGCTATGTGCCCTATGCGCCCCAGGTCGTCATCGGCGTTGTCTTGCTAGGCGTGGTCGGTCCCCTTGCGATTTTCTTTACGCTCACCTGGGCAATGCGCGCGGCGGCATCGCTCGAACGCGCGGCGCACGACCGCGAACGCCAACATCAACAACTCGTCGCGCTGAACGCGATTGGTGAAGCGGTCAATCAGTCGCTTGAATTGAACGCGGTGCTCGAATGCGCGCTCGACCGCGTGCTCAATTTATTGCGGCTCGAATCGGGCGAAGTTCGTTTGCTCGACGATGGCAAATTGGTGCTCGGCGCGGTGCGCGGCGTATCGCCGGAATTTATCGCGGCGGAACGCGTGGTACCATTCGGACAATGTGTGTGTGGCAAAGCCGCGCAAACCGGGCAACTCATCGCGATTGAGGATATTGGGCGCGCGCCAACACTCGCTCTGACCGCGTGCGCGTGCGAACGATTTCGCTCGGTGTTGACTGTGCCGGTGCGAACGGCGGATCGTGTCGTCGGCGTTTTGCACGTGGGGAGTCACGTGCCACGCATGTTTGACGCATCCGACCGCGCGTTGCTCACCGCGATTGGACAGCAGGTCGGCGTCGCGATCGAAAAGGCGCGCTTGCACGCGCAACTCAAAGTGCTGAATCACGAATTGGAAACACGTGTGACGGAACGCACCGGCGAATTGGTCGCTGCGAAGGAAGAGTTGGCGCATAAAGCCGACGCGTTGCGCCAAGTGCTCGCCGAAGAACGCCGCGTCGAAGAGAAAACACGCGCGCGCATCGCGCATGATTTGCACGACAGCGTGCAACAACTCATCATCGGCGCGTTGTTCGAAACGCAGGCGGCACGCGACGCGCTCGCCGCGCACCCAGAGTCGGCGCAGATGCGGCTGGGCGAGACCCAGAATTTGTTGCGGCGTATCGAAGCGGAGATGCGCGGCGCGATCTACAGTTTGCGCCCCGTCGCGCTCGACACGCACGGACTCGTGCCGGCATTGCGCGAGTTGGTTGCCAGTTTCGAACGCGTCGCCGGAATTCAGTGCGAATTGCGCGTGGATGGTGCGCCGCGTCGCTTCGACCCCGAAGCCGAGGTCGCGGTGTTTCGCGTGACGCAAGAATCGTTGAACAATGTCGAAGCCCACGCCCAGGCGCAGCACGTTTATATCGTAGTGAGTTTTGGCGCGCGCGATCTACGCGTCGAAATTCGCGATGATGGTCGCGGATTCGACAGCGTGGCGGTGATGCGCGAGCCGCGCACACACCTGGGTTTGATCGGCATGCGCGAACGCGCCGAAACGATCGGTGGCGACCTGGATGTCTGGTCGCAAGTGGGCGTGGGTACACGCATTGTGCTGAAAACGCCGATTGCTCAATGA
- a CDS encoding ABC transporter ATP-binding protein — translation MVDQPLIQIQAISKHYGSPRDGVFALREVSLDIRAGEFVSIIGPSGCGKSTLLKMIGDLIAPSAGHITIDGHTPGEARRARACGIVFQSPTLMDWRTIAHNIALPLEVIGASSREQDARTRELLDLIRLREFAARYPRELSLGMQQQVAIARALAPRPAILLMDEPFGSLDEITRERLGYELLDVWQRARVTVVFVTHSVSEAVFLSDRVAVLTPRPGRLARVIAIDLPRPRHPETRDLPRYAELVRQVRGALRAKGAR, via the coding sequence ATGGTAGACCAACCACTGATTCAGATTCAAGCGATCAGTAAACATTACGGGTCGCCGCGCGACGGCGTGTTCGCGCTGCGCGAGGTGTCGCTCGATATTCGCGCCGGCGAGTTTGTTTCGATCATCGGACCATCCGGTTGCGGCAAATCCACGCTGTTGAAAATGATCGGCGACTTGATCGCGCCGAGCGCCGGACACATCACGATTGATGGACACACCCCCGGCGAGGCGCGCCGCGCGCGCGCGTGCGGCATCGTCTTTCAATCGCCTACGCTGATGGACTGGCGCACCATCGCGCACAACATCGCGTTGCCGCTCGAAGTGATCGGCGCATCGTCGCGTGAACAGGACGCGCGCACGCGCGAATTGCTCGACCTGATTCGCTTGCGCGAGTTCGCCGCGCGCTATCCACGCGAATTATCCCTGGGCATGCAGCAACAAGTCGCGATCGCGCGCGCGCTCGCGCCGCGTCCGGCGATCTTGTTGATGGACGAACCGTTCGGCTCGCTCGACGAAATCACGCGCGAGCGGCTCGGTTACGAATTGCTCGATGTGTGGCAACGCGCGCGTGTGACGGTCGTGTTCGTCACGCACAGCGTCAGCGAAGCCGTGTTCTTGTCGGACCGCGTCGCGGTGCTCACGCCGCGCCCCGGTCGCCTCGCGCGCGTCATCGCGATTGACCTGCCGCGTCCGCGTCATCCCGAAACGCGCGATCTGCCCCGTTACGCCGAGTTGGTGCGCCAAGTGCGCGGCGCGCTACGCGCGAAAGGAGCGCGATGA
- a CDS encoding response regulator transcription factor: MDTVRVLLVDDHAIVRQGVRSVLANHVDIQVIGEADSAASLFAALATLQPDVILLDIRMPGQNGIEVTQRLKREHPNIKVIILSTYDEDEFLFGALRAGAEGYLLKSASPEVLASAIRQVGRGDRLLSPALVGKVMREFQDLVKDKARADSGLSDQELDVLRLIAAGATNKEIAEKVFWSEVTVKRKVQDILEKMGVANRAQAVAEAAKRGLL; encoded by the coding sequence GTGGACACTGTGCGGGTTTTGTTAGTAGACGATCACGCGATTGTGCGGCAAGGCGTCCGCAGTGTGCTAGCGAATCACGTGGATATTCAAGTGATTGGCGAAGCGGATAGCGCGGCAAGTTTGTTCGCCGCGCTTGCTACGTTGCAACCCGATGTAATTTTGCTCGATATTCGAATGCCCGGTCAGAACGGCATCGAAGTAACGCAACGACTCAAGCGCGAGCATCCCAATATCAAAGTGATCATCTTGAGCACGTACGATGAGGACGAATTTCTATTCGGCGCGTTGCGCGCCGGCGCGGAAGGATACTTGCTCAAGAGCGCGTCGCCCGAGGTGCTTGCCTCGGCGATTCGCCAAGTGGGGCGCGGCGATCGTCTCCTCAGCCCGGCGCTTGTGGGCAAGGTGATGCGCGAATTTCAAGACCTGGTCAAGGACAAGGCGCGCGCGGATTCTGGGTTGAGCGATCAAGAACTCGACGTATTGCGACTGATTGCCGCCGGCGCGACGAACAAGGAAATCGCGGAAAAGGTATTTTGGAGCGAGGTGACGGTCAAGCGCAAGGTGCAGGACATTCTCGAAAAGATGGGCGTTGCGAATCGCGCGCAAGCCGTCGCCGAAGCGGCAAAACGCGGATTGTTGTGA
- a CDS encoding DUF4058 family protein, protein MPSPFPGMDPYLEHPEMWLDVHHRFITAIADALAPRVRPKYRIAIEKRTYTADPGNSQFAGRPDVEVLRDRVAEYVAVESATSPISVTVPVPDVIQEGYLEVRAVATGEVITAIEILSSANKRQGKGRRAYMRKRERVLDSATHLVEIDLLRDGEPLPMSGSKPADYRILVSRADKRPRADLYVFSVREPMPVFPRPLQRGDDEPRVELQTWLNAMYDRAGYDLGVNYRGDATPPLQGDDATWADALLRAQNLR, encoded by the coding sequence ATGCCATCACCATTTCCTGGAATGGATCCGTATCTCGAACATCCCGAAATGTGGCTCGACGTGCATCATCGTTTCATCACGGCAATTGCGGATGCGCTCGCCCCGCGCGTCCGTCCCAAGTATCGCATCGCGATTGAAAAGCGAACCTACACGGCTGATCCAGGGAATTCACAATTTGCCGGACGTCCCGATGTCGAGGTCTTGCGCGATCGTGTGGCTGAGTACGTCGCGGTAGAATCGGCGACGAGTCCGATTTCGGTGACCGTGCCGGTGCCGGATGTGATTCAAGAGGGGTATCTCGAAGTGCGCGCGGTGGCGACCGGCGAGGTGATTACGGCGATTGAAATTCTCTCGTCGGCGAACAAGCGACAAGGCAAGGGTCGTCGCGCGTACATGCGCAAGCGCGAGCGCGTGTTGGATAGCGCCACGCATTTGGTCGAAATTGATCTCTTGCGTGATGGAGAACCCTTGCCGATGTCCGGGAGCAAGCCCGCGGACTATCGCATTCTCGTCAGTCGCGCGGACAAACGACCGCGCGCGGATCTGTACGTGTTCAGTGTGCGCGAACCGATGCCGGTATTTCCGCGTCCTTTGCAACGCGGCGATGACGAACCGCGCGTCGAATTGCAAACGTGGCTCAACGCGATGTACGATCGCGCGGGGTACGATCTGGGAGTGAATTATCGCGGGGATGCGACACCACCCCTGCAGGGTGATGACGCGACGTGGGCAGATGCGTTACTGCGCGCGCAGAATTTGCGTTGA
- a CDS encoding ABC transporter substrate-binding protein, giving the protein MKPFHTFALCILVLLVACASPTVEPTATPRAPNTPLAQPQPTQVAITPAPTTTRAAEATRTLAPTPNATRESKPIKVGVLTDQTGTFAVYSAQIENGIALGLEYATDGNNAIAGRAIQVIVKDTASRPETGIQVARELIENDQVDVLVGVPSAQVALAVADLARQFKKIYIAQPTIIQDISGKNFNPYVFRTSRTSTQDLTATGAALRTIGRNFVQVASETQLGIANASTYYAIIRANGGRFAVNDSPEKYGAFFIPQEAKDFTPILQRVLESGADTAVVTWTGPGLVPMFTQMNQVGIFKAMKVFAGMADNQTIKTGYGTLVGAYGVTAYHYALPKNAVNDWLVQKYKDKYKVPPDLFVESSFTSAQLLVAALRATNGDANADKLSAALEKTSFDGLKGKYTVRDYDHVLLQPLYVVRLRNVDDPDFKFFDLIAELRPEETAPPCFLENEFKARCPR; this is encoded by the coding sequence ATGAAGCCCTTCCACACATTCGCGTTGTGCATTCTCGTTCTGCTGGTCGCGTGCGCGTCGCCGACCGTTGAGCCGACCGCGACGCCGCGCGCGCCGAACACGCCCTTGGCGCAACCGCAACCGACCCAGGTTGCTATTACGCCCGCGCCAACTACAACGCGTGCGGCAGAGGCGACGCGCACGCTAGCGCCCACCCCGAACGCGACTCGAGAATCCAAGCCGATCAAAGTCGGCGTGCTGACCGATCAGACCGGGACATTCGCGGTTTATTCCGCGCAAATCGAAAATGGTATCGCGCTGGGCTTGGAGTACGCGACCGACGGCAACAACGCGATTGCCGGTCGCGCGATTCAAGTGATTGTCAAAGATACGGCGTCACGACCCGAAACAGGAATCCAGGTCGCGCGCGAGTTGATCGAGAATGATCAAGTGGATGTGCTCGTCGGCGTGCCGAGCGCGCAGGTCGCGCTCGCGGTGGCGGACCTTGCCAGGCAATTCAAAAAAATCTACATCGCGCAACCAACCATCATTCAAGACATCAGCGGCAAGAATTTCAATCCGTACGTGTTTCGTACTTCGCGCACATCCACGCAAGACCTGACGGCAACTGGCGCGGCACTACGCACGATTGGCAGAAACTTTGTGCAGGTGGCGTCCGAAACGCAACTCGGGATTGCGAACGCCTCAACGTATTATGCGATCATCCGCGCGAACGGAGGACGCTTTGCGGTGAACGATTCGCCGGAAAAGTACGGGGCATTCTTTATTCCGCAAGAGGCGAAAGACTTTACGCCGATTCTCCAAAGAGTGTTGGAGAGCGGCGCGGATACCGCGGTCGTCACGTGGACGGGTCCGGGTCTCGTGCCGATGTTCACGCAGATGAACCAGGTGGGCATTTTCAAGGCGATGAAAGTATTCGCCGGGATGGCGGATAATCAAACGATCAAGACCGGCTATGGCACACTCGTCGGCGCGTACGGGGTGACCGCGTACCACTATGCGTTGCCGAAAAACGCGGTGAACGATTGGCTTGTTCAAAAATACAAAGACAAGTACAAAGTGCCGCCCGATTTGTTCGTCGAGAGTAGCTTTACGTCCGCGCAATTACTCGTCGCCGCGTTACGCGCGACGAATGGCGACGCGAACGCGGACAAGTTGAGCGCCGCGTTAGAGAAAACCAGTTTCGATGGACTCAAGGGCAAGTACACAGTGCGTGACTACGATCACGTTTTGCTTCAACCGCTTTACGTCGTACGCTTGAGAAATGTGGACGATCCCGATTTCAAGTTTTTCGATTTGATCGCGGAACTCCGTCCCGAAGAAACTGCGCCGCCGTGTTTTCTCGAAAACGAATTCAAAGCGCGCTGTCCCAGGTAG
- a CDS encoding ABC transporter substrate-binding protein: MKTTHIVLLLIALSSALAACGPSSGQVPTQVSPTRAAETAVAQKATPSNKPLTEVTVVMGYVPNVQFAPFYVAEKKGFFAEQGLKVKFNWGFEVDGIKLVGANQAEFALLGGDQVIQARSQKIPLVYVANYYNAFPISIFSLKEKNIKTPQDLVGKRVALSGYFGATYNGWRALLYSTGIKESDVTTQDVAFAQIAALTQGLADAAAGYSNNEPVQLRLQGKEINVINVGDYSRLVGIGLVTSEKIVAEKPELARAMVIALVRGIEATRGNLDEALTICVQAAPELGGQNIRTSQAVLAATNELWKAPRIGFVDPADWLASARFMKDAGFIKEDVDVSKAYTNKFVP, from the coding sequence ATGAAAACCACACACATTGTTTTGCTGCTCATCGCACTGAGTTCGGCGCTGGCGGCGTGCGGACCAAGTAGTGGGCAAGTACCAACCCAGGTTTCTCCCACACGCGCGGCGGAAACTGCTGTCGCACAAAAAGCGACGCCGAGCAACAAACCGCTCACCGAAGTCACCGTCGTAATGGGGTACGTGCCGAACGTGCAATTCGCGCCATTTTACGTCGCGGAGAAAAAAGGATTTTTCGCCGAACAAGGACTCAAGGTCAAATTCAACTGGGGCTTTGAGGTAGACGGCATCAAACTCGTCGGCGCGAACCAAGCCGAGTTCGCGCTGCTCGGCGGCGATCAAGTGATCCAAGCGCGTTCGCAAAAAATTCCGCTGGTGTACGTGGCGAATTATTACAACGCGTTTCCGATCAGCATTTTTTCACTGAAGGAAAAGAATATCAAGACGCCGCAAGACCTCGTGGGCAAACGCGTCGCACTGTCCGGCTATTTCGGCGCGACGTACAACGGGTGGCGCGCGTTGCTGTACTCGACGGGGATCAAAGAATCGGATGTGACGACCCAGGACGTGGCGTTCGCGCAGATCGCCGCATTGACCCAGGGTTTGGCAGACGCGGCGGCGGGCTATTCCAATAACGAGCCGGTGCAGTTGCGCTTGCAGGGAAAAGAGATCAATGTGATCAACGTGGGCGACTATAGTCGCTTGGTCGGCATCGGTCTGGTGACGAGCGAGAAAATCGTTGCCGAAAAACCGGAGCTGGCGCGCGCGATGGTCATCGCATTGGTGCGCGGCATCGAAGCGACGCGCGGCAATCTCGACGAGGCGCTGACGATTTGTGTGCAAGCCGCGCCGGAACTCGGCGGGCAAAACATTCGCACCTCGCAAGCCGTCCTTGCCGCGACGAATGAATTGTGGAAAGCGCCGCGCATCGGTTTCGTAGACCCCGCCGATTGGCTCGCGTCCGCGCGGTTTATGAAAGATGCGGGATTCATCAAAGAAGACGTGGACGTGTCCAAAGCATACACGAACAAGTTCGTACCGTGA